A DNA window from Cydia splendana chromosome 24, ilCydSple1.2, whole genome shotgun sequence contains the following coding sequences:
- the LOC134802084 gene encoding zinc finger protein 726-like, translated as MLVWDATCVDTLAPSHLQQTTVKAGGAAESAEILKRLVKKEVKEEMQRVKDEPVYDDSAETSEAALGELYAEHVVKDELVLGPERPHRPDVGLAVRDGTLVTLGDTGKCPLALDRGGTQLARVSTERRERCDDATSHHVLSETTTTEHNSPLSGVKQHKLMHSGEKSYPCEICKKKFRRLVELSIHTRVHTGEKPYQCEVCQKKFTQSSQVKIHKRCHTGEKPYQCDVCEKKFTQSSQLKLHKRSHTGEKPYQCDVCEKKFTQSSGLKLHKRFHTGEKPYQCEVCEKKFAQSSQLKSHKRSHTGEKPYQCEACEKKFNQWSGLKLHKRSHTGEKPYQCEVCQKQFRDPSVAKIHKLIHTGEKPFQCELCEKRFTQLGHYKKHKRIHTGEKPYQCGLCEKRFTQSSALKLHNRFHTGEKPYQCEVCEKKFTQLGSLKAHKRHHIGE; from the exons atgctggtgtgggatgctacctgtgTAGACAcgctggcaccgtcccacctccaacaaactactgtaaaagcgggcggggcggcggaaagcgccgaaattctaaaac GTCTTGTCAAAAAGGAAGTGAAAGAAGAGATGCAACGTGTGAAGGATGAGCCAGTGTACGACGACAGTGCCGAAACGAGCGAGGCTGCGCTGGGCGAGCTGTACGCCGAGCACGTGGTCAAGGACGAGCTCGTGCTGGGGCCGGAGCGCCCGCACCGCCCCGACGTCGGCCTCGCGGTGCGCG ATGGGACACTCGTCACACTCGGTGACACAGGTAAGTGTCCGCTGGCTTTGGATCGCGGAGGAACACAGCTCGCGCGGGTCTCCACCGAGCGGCGCGAGCGCTGCGACGACGCCACATCACACCACGTGCTAAGCGAGACCACGACCACTGAACACAATTCACCACTGAGTGGTGTAAAGCAACATAAACTAATGCACAGTGGTGAAAAATCATATCCATgtgaaatatgtaaaaaaaagtttagacgATTAGTTGAATTAAGCATTCATACACGAGTCCACACCGGCGAAAAACCATATCAGTGTGAAGTATGTCAAAAAAAGTTTACTCAATCGAGTCAAGTAAAAATACATAAACGATGCCACACTGGCGAAAAACCATATCAATGTGACGTGTGTGAAAAAAAGTTCACCCAATCGAGtcaattaaaattacataaacgATCCCACACTGGTGAAAAACCATACCAATGTGATGTGTGTGAAAAAAAGTTTACCCAATCGAGTggattaaaattacataaacgATTCCACACTGGCGAAAAACCATATCAATGTGAAGTGTGTGAAAAAAAGTTTGCCCAATCGAGCCAATTAAAATCACATAAACGATCCCATACCGGTGAAAAACCATATCAATGTGAAGCGTGTGAAAAAAAGTTTAACCAATGGAGTggattaaaattacataaacgATCCCACACTGGCGAAAAACCATATCAATGTGAAGTATGTCAAAAGCAATTCAGAGACCCTAGTGTTGCAAAGATTCATAAACTAATACACACTGGCGAAAAACCATTTCAATGTGAACTGTGTGAAAAAAGATTCACTCAATTGGGTCATTATAAAAAACATAAACGAATCCACACTGGCGAAAAACCGTATCAATGTGGACTGTGTGAAAAAAGATTCACTCAATCAAGTGCTTTAAAATTACACAATCGTTTCCACACTGGTGAGAAACCATATCAATGTGAAGTATGTGAAAAAAAATTCACTCAATTGGGTAGTTTAAAAGCACATAAACGACATCACATTGGCGAATAA